A part of Lacibacter sp. H407 genomic DNA contains:
- a CDS encoding Y-family DNA polymerase yields MATTVQSIQTDLFAQHAVNGTFRSIYAIVDCNNFYCSCERLFKPHLDSKPVVVLSNNDGCIISRSDEAKLLGVDMAGPYFMAKPLIKKHDVAVFSSNYNLYGDLSMRVMDTLRAIIGEEKVEVYSVDEAFVDLSMFPTEDLDRIARDMKATVEQWTGIKVSIGVAPTKVLSKLANRLSKKNKEKSGGVIVLDTIEKIKKALAITPVGDIWGVGGQYAKKLKEQWFIDDALQLSKMSEEFGRLHLGGVVGMRLIRELNGIASKDMEDELVTKKMIATTRMFGSPVDNINDIKEAVATYTSRAAEKLRRQYSAASIISVFVVAKGENHNVTFNRGITHSRYTTLPVATSFTNELIKPAVALVDSLYEKGTLYKKAGVMLSGLVPDASIQGNLFLPETKNNGRLLMDMIDNINFSQRDDVLKFAASGTTRDWKMRQELRSPRYTTRWEELYEVR; encoded by the coding sequence ATGGCAACAACAGTACAATCCATACAAACCGATCTGTTTGCACAACACGCAGTGAATGGAACCTTCCGTAGTATCTATGCCATCGTAGATTGTAATAATTTCTATTGTTCCTGCGAGCGTTTATTCAAACCACACCTGGATAGCAAACCTGTTGTGGTACTCAGCAATAACGATGGCTGTATTATCAGCCGCAGCGATGAAGCGAAGTTGTTGGGTGTGGATATGGCAGGGCCTTACTTCATGGCGAAGCCATTAATTAAAAAACATGATGTGGCGGTATTCAGCAGCAACTATAATCTCTATGGCGATTTGAGTATGCGGGTGATGGATACGCTGCGGGCCATCATTGGTGAAGAGAAAGTTGAAGTGTATTCCGTTGATGAAGCATTTGTAGACCTGAGCATGTTCCCGACAGAAGACCTGGATCGTATTGCACGTGATATGAAAGCGACCGTTGAACAATGGACCGGCATTAAAGTATCCATCGGTGTTGCGCCAACCAAAGTATTATCCAAGCTGGCGAATCGCCTATCAAAAAAGAACAAAGAAAAATCGGGTGGTGTAATTGTGCTGGATACAATAGAGAAAATAAAAAAAGCATTAGCAATTACACCTGTTGGTGATATCTGGGGTGTGGGTGGCCAGTATGCAAAGAAATTAAAGGAACAATGGTTTATTGATGATGCGTTGCAGTTAAGCAAAATGAGCGAAGAGTTTGGTCGTTTGCACTTAGGTGGCGTAGTTGGTATGCGGCTGATACGTGAACTGAACGGTATTGCATCGAAAGACATGGAAGATGAACTCGTAACAAAAAAAATGATCGCTACCACACGCATGTTCGGCAGCCCTGTTGATAACATTAACGATATTAAAGAGGCCGTTGCTACCTATACTTCAAGGGCTGCCGAAAAATTAAGACGACAATACAGCGCTGCCAGCATCATCAGTGTGTTTGTGGTAGCGAAAGGCGAAAATCATAATGTAACATTTAACCGGGGTATTACGCACAGCAGGTACACAACGTTGCCTGTTGCAACATCCTTCACCAATGAGTTAATTAAACCTGCAGTTGCATTGGTTGACAGTTTGTATGAAAAAGGTACGTTGTATAAAAAAGCAGGCGTCATGTTGAGTGGACTTGTTCCCGATGCATCAATCCAGGGAAATCTATTTCTTCCTGAAACAAAAAACAATGGTCGTTTGCTGATGGATATGATTGATAATATCAATTTCAGTCAACGGGATGATGTGTTGAAGTTTGCGGCCAGCGGCACTACCAGAGACTGGAAGATGCGACAGGAGTTACGAAGCCCACGTTATACAACACGATGGGAAGAGTTGTATGAGGTACGGTAA
- a CDS encoding metal-dependent hydrolase family protein, with the protein MRKIISLLLLQAVVLFSFAQQKTITIQCGKILDVRTGKILANQVILVKGNKIESITDAANFKQKTDSVIDLKDYFILPGLIDCHTHVLLQGDITTEDYDVQVLKESIPYRTLRASKSAYQSLLNGFTTIRDLGTEGAGYADVDIKKAINKNVIPGPRMFVSTLAINTTGHYLIAEKDYAWELKLPKGLQEITGADEGRKAVRTQIAYGADWIKIYADRGYVRLPNGGYKSIPNFTKEEIEAIADETLKSRKKLAAHAVTPDGIIYSINAGASSIEHGFGMNEECMQLMAKKNVFWCPTIYVNDFVAEGRAKAGSPINKYFAQSEPEIFKKAMSFGVKIAYGTDIGGYDWNEPQSKDFEYFIQYGMQPLQAIQTATINAAELLEQTGLIGEIIPGAFADIIAVKENPITNIKVLGDVKWVMKDGKVYKQSK; encoded by the coding sequence ATGAGAAAAATTATTTCCCTGCTTCTGCTGCAGGCAGTTGTTCTGTTTTCGTTCGCACAACAAAAAACGATCACTATTCAGTGTGGTAAGATACTCGATGTACGCACAGGTAAAATTCTGGCCAACCAGGTAATTCTTGTAAAAGGAAACAAGATCGAATCAATTACCGATGCTGCCAACTTCAAACAAAAAACAGATTCGGTGATTGATCTGAAAGATTATTTTATTTTGCCCGGACTGATCGATTGTCACACACATGTATTATTGCAGGGCGATATTACTACCGAAGATTATGATGTACAGGTGTTAAAAGAATCCATTCCTTACCGTACACTGCGTGCATCAAAAAGTGCATATCAATCTTTACTGAATGGATTTACTACAATTCGTGATCTTGGAACTGAAGGCGCAGGCTATGCGGATGTAGATATTAAGAAAGCGATCAACAAAAATGTAATTCCCGGTCCAAGAATGTTTGTATCAACCTTGGCGATCAACACAACGGGGCATTATTTAATTGCGGAGAAAGATTATGCATGGGAATTGAAATTACCCAAAGGCTTGCAGGAAATTACCGGTGCCGATGAAGGACGCAAGGCGGTTCGTACACAAATTGCCTATGGTGCCGATTGGATAAAAATTTATGCTGATCGTGGCTATGTGCGTTTACCAAACGGTGGGTACAAAAGTATCCCCAATTTTACCAAAGAAGAAATTGAAGCCATTGCCGATGAAACACTCAAGAGCAGAAAAAAATTAGCAGCACATGCCGTTACACCCGATGGTATTATTTATTCCATCAACGCAGGAGCAAGCAGTATTGAACATGGCTTCGGTATGAATGAAGAATGTATGCAGCTGATGGCAAAGAAAAATGTATTCTGGTGCCCTACTATTTATGTAAATGATTTTGTGGCAGAAGGACGAGCAAAAGCAGGAAGCCCCATCAATAAATATTTCGCACAATCAGAACCGGAAATTTTTAAAAAGGCGATGAGCTTTGGTGTGAAGATCGCTTACGGCACCGATATTGGTGGCTACGATTGGAACGAACCGCAAAGTAAAGATTTCGAATACTTCATTCAATACGGTATGCAACCTTTGCAGGCTATACAAACTGCAACTATCAATGCAGCTGAGTTACTGGAGCAAACAGGTTTGATCGGTGAAATTATTCCCGGTGCATTTGCTGATATCATCGCAGTAAAAGAAAACCCAATCACGAATATTAAAGTATTAGGTGATGTGAAGTGGGTGATGAAAGACGGAAAAGTTTATAAGCAGAGTAAATAA
- a CDS encoding DUF72 domain-containing protein, whose amino-acid sequence MEFGRVDEQLLDTIDFSLPAEPAFNKTVLSGKPVKDAKVYLGCAKWGRTEWVGKIYPPKTKEKDFLQHYVHHYNSIELNATHYKVYGEVGTRKWAEKAKGMDFKFCPKMYQGVTHRGSLKGKDFITNEFFRGIVGFEEHLGPIFVQVSDAFSPKRKTELFDYMASLPKDLQFFLEVRHPDWFGKEEIRNELFSTLKQLNIGAVITDTAGRRDCAHMHLTVPKIFIRYVGNSLHKSDYARCDVWVERMKHWMKQGIEETYFFMHMHDEATSPELTVYLVDKMNKEMGLNLIKPKFIEGGVSEKPKPKQRGLFD is encoded by the coding sequence ATGGAATTTGGACGGGTTGATGAACAGCTGTTAGATACGATCGATTTTTCTTTACCTGCAGAACCTGCATTTAATAAAACAGTGCTCAGTGGTAAGCCAGTGAAAGATGCGAAAGTATATCTGGGTTGTGCTAAATGGGGACGAACAGAATGGGTCGGCAAGATCTATCCGCCTAAAACAAAAGAGAAAGATTTTCTGCAGCACTATGTGCATCATTATAACAGCATTGAATTGAATGCGACGCATTACAAAGTGTATGGCGAAGTGGGTACACGTAAATGGGCAGAGAAAGCGAAGGGGATGGATTTTAAGTTTTGTCCAAAGATGTACCAGGGCGTTACCCATCGTGGAAGTTTGAAAGGGAAAGATTTTATTACCAATGAATTCTTTCGTGGTATTGTAGGGTTTGAAGAACATCTCGGCCCCATCTTCGTGCAGGTGAGTGATGCATTTTCGCCCAAAAGAAAAACAGAGTTGTTTGATTACATGGCATCGTTACCAAAAGACCTACAGTTCTTTTTAGAAGTCCGTCATCCCGATTGGTTTGGTAAAGAAGAAATACGAAATGAATTGTTCAGCACACTAAAACAACTGAACATTGGTGCAGTGATCACCGATACTGCAGGACGAAGAGATTGTGCACACATGCATCTTACTGTTCCGAAAATATTCATCCGTTATGTGGGAAACAGTTTGCACAAATCAGATTATGCCCGTTGCGATGTATGGGTTGAACGTATGAAGCATTGGATGAAACAAGGTATCGAAGAAACTTATTTCTTTATGCATATGCATGATGAAGCAACATCACCGGAGCTGACGGTTTATCTGGTTGATAAAATGAATAAAGAAATGGGGCTGAATTTAATTAAGCCGAAGTTTATTGAAGGCGGTGTGAGTGAAAAACCAAAGCCGAAGCAACGTGGTTTATTTGATTGA
- a CDS encoding sulfatase family protein translates to MRFFFFFLLCCHSALAQQPNIIYIMSDDHDNDAISAYNKQFIQTPNIDRLAKEGVRFNRAFVGNSICAPARATLLTGQHSHKNGVKDNRTPFDTTKTTIGHHLRNAGYQTALIGKWHLHSRPQGFDHWRILPGMGQYHDTRMILMSGDTITTKGYSADVITDDALNWLNNRNKNKPFALFFHHKAPHRNFVPDLKHLEQFIKRIYPEPSTLYTDTTGRGTAWYKQTMSILLDMRLSADLKVDPAYLMDIPDLKPDAEDIATYNAIIKRMPEAQRNRYKKIYAERGKLIQEKKLRGKELLKYKYQWYMQDYLACIASIDESVGRILNYLDENKLSNNTAVIYTSDQGFYLGENGWFDKRFAYDVSMQTPLLVRWPGHIKANTVSNTMVQNIDFAPTILDLANAKIPASMHGISLKPLLTGKQKTIDRKYLYYHYYEFVKDHTVIPHLAVRGEQYKLIYFYTANEWQLYDLKKDAGEQTNLINSTAHQSVIKQLKAELMKLRDQYDDHEPAGELN, encoded by the coding sequence ATGCGATTTTTCTTCTTTTTCCTGCTTTGCTGCCATAGTGCTCTTGCACAACAGCCCAACATCATTTACATCATGAGTGATGATCATGATAACGATGCCATCAGCGCATACAATAAACAATTTATTCAAACGCCCAATATTGATCGTCTTGCAAAAGAAGGTGTTCGTTTCAACAGGGCGTTTGTAGGAAATTCCATTTGTGCACCTGCACGTGCAACATTACTGACAGGACAGCATTCGCATAAAAACGGAGTGAAAGATAATCGCACTCCCTTTGACACAACGAAGACTACCATCGGTCATCATTTGCGCAATGCCGGTTATCAAACTGCATTGATCGGTAAATGGCATTTGCATTCACGGCCACAGGGTTTTGATCATTGGAGAATATTACCTGGCATGGGTCAGTATCATGATACAAGAATGATCTTAATGAGTGGTGATACCATTACAACAAAAGGTTATTCGGCTGATGTGATTACGGATGATGCATTGAACTGGTTAAACAATCGTAACAAGAATAAACCTTTTGCATTGTTCTTTCACCACAAAGCACCGCACCGCAATTTTGTTCCCGATCTGAAACATTTAGAACAATTTATTAAACGCATCTATCCCGAACCCTCTACGCTTTATACCGATACAACAGGAAGAGGAACGGCCTGGTACAAACAAACGATGAGTATTTTGCTGGATATGCGCTTGAGTGCAGATCTGAAAGTTGATCCTGCTTACTTAATGGATATTCCAGATCTCAAGCCTGATGCAGAAGATATCGCCACCTACAATGCCATCATCAAACGAATGCCGGAAGCGCAACGTAACCGCTACAAAAAAATTTATGCAGAACGTGGCAAACTGATACAGGAAAAGAAATTACGTGGAAAGGAATTGCTCAAATACAAATACCAGTGGTACATGCAGGATTACCTTGCCTGTATTGCATCTATTGATGAAAGTGTGGGACGAATTTTGAATTACTTAGATGAAAACAAACTCAGCAACAATACAGCTGTGATATACACCAGCGATCAGGGATTTTACCTGGGCGAAAATGGTTGGTTCGACAAACGTTTTGCATATGATGTAAGTATGCAAACACCGTTGCTTGTTCGCTGGCCCGGCCATATCAAAGCAAATACGGTGAGTAACACGATGGTGCAGAATATTGATTTTGCGCCAACGATCCTTGATCTTGCCAATGCAAAAATTCCTGCTTCGATGCACGGTATCAGTCTGAAGCCTTTACTTACAGGCAAACAAAAAACGATCGACCGGAAATATCTTTACTATCATTACTATGAGTTTGTAAAAGATCATACAGTTATTCCGCATCTTGCTGTTCGTGGTGAACAGTATAAGCTCATTTATTTCTACACGGCTAATGAATGGCAGTTGTATGATCTGAAAAAAGATGCTGGAGAACAAACCAATCTCATCAACTCTACAGCACATCAATCCGTCATCAAACAATTGAAAGCTGAATTGATGAAGTTGCGGGATCAATACGATGATCATGAACCAGCTGGCGAACTGAACTGA
- a CDS encoding MGH1-like glycoside hydrolase domain-containing protein, translating into MTAEQQRLLENANKTVPLERWGPYLSERQWGTVREDYGEYGDAWGYFPFEHSHFRSYLWGEDGIAGISDYFQNLCFSVALWNGKDPILKERLFGLGNYSGNHGEDVKELYYYLDNVPSHYYMEYLYKYPQSLFPYKKLYEENKNRNRNEPEFEILDTGAFKNNHYFDVQVSYAKQHATDMFIKIDITNRYHKASTISVLPTLWFANKWKQNGKEMKPVLEFVNESCVHAWHNRLGDYYFYFSQSDDLWFTENETNKEKLNGSVNESIFVKDAFNDAVVNNKNKKKLREKKTGTKCSPVYELHVKAHETKTIYCRLVDGYLDQAFPEGFQSVFTQRKQEANEFYNTVIAHSLTEDEKRVSRQAYAGLLWSKQYYSFDVEQWINESDGITAVNHGKKNGRNSDWTHLKNADVISMPDKWEYPWYAAWDLAFQCIAMAAVDPVFAKHQLLLIMREWYMKPDGQLPAYEWNFGDVNPPVHATAAWYVYNIEKKRTGKGDVQFLKRIFQKLIINFTWWINRKDENGNNLFQGGFLGLDNIGVFNRSHHIPGNHQLEQADGTAWMGMYALNMMDIAVEIAMYDDAFEDTATRFFEHFVLIAEALNEHHTWNEEDKFYYDVLVMHDGSHLPLRIKSAVGLTSLFAVSTIHRGNLSRLRDFKKRISWFENYRKSKNRFWPNEEKSDSEEILISLVPREKLVAILQRLLDEDEFLSPGGIRALSKDHEANPYSVEIDGQTYSIQYDPGDSTSDMFGGNSNWRGPVWMPLNFLTIQAIQRFGEFYGDSVTVEYPVGSGKQLTLQEVAHQLSKRILSLFTRDEKGDRRCYEDYNWFYKQPGNEHLVLFYEYFHGDSGKGLGANHQTGWTALVAELMYEFSGK; encoded by the coding sequence ATGACAGCAGAACAACAACGACTTTTAGAAAATGCAAATAAAACCGTTCCACTTGAACGCTGGGGTCCTTACCTGAGCGAACGCCAATGGGGAACAGTACGGGAAGACTATGGCGAGTATGGTGATGCATGGGGTTATTTCCCATTTGAACATTCGCATTTCCGTTCTTATCTCTGGGGCGAAGATGGAATTGCAGGCATCTCCGATTATTTTCAAAATCTCTGTTTTAGTGTAGCGTTGTGGAATGGCAAAGATCCTATTTTAAAGGAGCGTCTGTTTGGATTGGGCAACTACAGCGGTAACCATGGCGAAGATGTAAAAGAATTGTACTACTATCTTGATAATGTGCCTTCACATTATTACATGGAATACCTGTATAAATATCCGCAGAGTTTATTTCCGTATAAAAAATTGTACGAAGAAAACAAAAACAGAAATCGAAACGAGCCGGAATTTGAAATACTTGATACAGGTGCATTTAAGAACAATCACTATTTTGATGTACAGGTTAGTTATGCCAAGCAACATGCAACCGACATGTTCATCAAAATCGATATTACGAATCGATATCACAAAGCGTCAACTATTTCGGTGTTACCAACACTTTGGTTTGCGAATAAATGGAAGCAGAACGGAAAGGAAATGAAACCGGTGTTGGAATTTGTAAATGAATCCTGTGTACATGCATGGCACAACCGTTTAGGCGATTATTATTTTTATTTTTCCCAAAGCGACGATCTCTGGTTTACTGAAAACGAAACCAATAAAGAAAAATTAAACGGATCAGTTAATGAATCCATTTTTGTAAAAGATGCATTCAATGACGCAGTTGTAAATAATAAGAATAAGAAAAAGTTACGGGAGAAAAAGACCGGCACCAAATGTTCGCCTGTGTACGAATTGCATGTGAAGGCACACGAAACAAAAACAATTTATTGCCGATTGGTAGATGGTTATCTTGACCAGGCTTTCCCGGAAGGGTTTCAATCTGTATTTACGCAACGTAAACAGGAAGCCAATGAATTTTATAATACTGTAATTGCTCATTCATTAACGGAGGACGAAAAACGTGTTTCCCGTCAGGCGTATGCCGGTTTATTGTGGAGTAAACAATACTATTCATTTGATGTAGAGCAATGGATCAATGAAAGTGATGGTATTACTGCTGTGAATCATGGAAAGAAAAATGGACGTAACAGCGATTGGACGCATTTAAAAAATGCAGACGTTATTTCGATGCCGGATAAATGGGAATATCCTTGGTATGCGGCATGGGATCTGGCATTTCAATGTATAGCCATGGCAGCAGTTGATCCGGTGTTTGCAAAGCATCAGCTGTTATTGATCATGCGGGAGTGGTACATGAAACCTGACGGACAGTTACCTGCTTATGAATGGAATTTTGGTGATGTAAATCCACCGGTGCATGCAACGGCTGCGTGGTATGTATATAATATTGAAAAGAAACGAACAGGAAAAGGTGATGTTCAATTTCTGAAACGCATCTTTCAAAAACTCATTATCAATTTTACCTGGTGGATCAACCGGAAAGATGAAAACGGAAACAATTTATTTCAGGGTGGCTTCTTAGGTCTTGATAATATCGGCGTATTCAATCGCTCTCATCATATTCCCGGTAATCATCAACTGGAACAGGCCGATGGTACTGCCTGGATGGGCATGTATGCATTGAACATGATGGATATTGCAGTAGAGATCGCCATGTATGATGATGCGTTTGAAGATACTGCTACACGTTTCTTTGAACATTTTGTATTGATTGCCGAAGCATTGAACGAACATCATACATGGAACGAAGAAGATAAATTTTATTACGATGTATTGGTGATGCACGATGGAAGTCATCTTCCTTTGCGCATAAAATCAGCAGTAGGACTTACGAGTTTATTTGCAGTGTCCACTATTCACAGAGGTAATTTGTCAAGGCTTCGTGATTTTAAGAAACGTATTTCATGGTTTGAGAATTACCGGAAATCAAAAAATCGATTCTGGCCCAACGAAGAGAAAAGTGATAGTGAAGAAATTCTGATTTCACTTGTACCACGGGAAAAATTAGTTGCTATTCTGCAACGTCTGTTGGATGAAGATGAGTTTTTATCTCCGGGTGGAATCAGGGCATTATCGAAAGATCATGAAGCAAATCCGTATTCAGTAGAAATCGATGGACAAACTTATTCGATCCAGTATGATCCCGGCGATAGCACCAGCGATATGTTTGGCGGTAACAGCAACTGGCGTGGCCCTGTGTGGATGCCGTTGAACTTTTTGACCATTCAGGCAATTCAACGCTTCGGTGAATTTTATGGTGATTCGGTTACCGTTGAATATCCTGTTGGTTCGGGCAAGCAGCTTACCTTGCAGGAAGTAGCACATCAACTTTCCAAACGTATTCTTTCTTTGTTTACAAGAGATGAAAAGGGCGACCGTCGTTGTTATGAAGATTACAACTGGTTTTACAAACAACCGGGCAACGAACATCTTGTTTTGTTTTATGAATATTTTCATGGCGACAGTGGCAAAGGCTTAGGCGCAAACCATCAAACAGGATGGACGGCATTGGTGGCTGAACTCATGTATGAATTTAGCGGGAAGTAA
- a CDS encoding N-acetylmuramoyl-L-alanine amidase, translating to MKQFFLPSLLLISLLFTVGGCANNPYAATNKAYKKQAKQFANLLRQYPLKDSVETASFVGTTNFSMRRPNFVIIHHTAQNSCEQTLKTFTLPRTQVSAHYVICKDGTVHHMLNDYLRAHHAGVSRWGNATDINSNSIGIELDNNGFESFDERQLSSLHLLLDRLKKSFNIPAANFIGHGDIAPTRKNDPNWRFPWQTLSEKGFGLWWGDTTNVQVPAGFDPLTAIRIVGYDIKDTAAAILGFKRHFMMDTTKGMTPEASKVLFQLHKKYL from the coding sequence ATGAAACAGTTTTTTCTTCCATCGTTGCTGTTAATCAGTTTGTTATTTACAGTTGGGGGTTGTGCAAACAACCCATACGCAGCAACCAACAAAGCATATAAAAAACAGGCGAAACAATTTGCCAACCTGCTTCGTCAATATCCATTAAAGGATTCGGTGGAAACAGCTTCGTTTGTTGGAACCACAAATTTTTCCATGCGTCGCCCAAACTTTGTCATCATTCATCATACGGCGCAAAACAGTTGCGAACAAACATTAAAAACATTTACGTTGCCACGTACACAGGTAAGTGCTCATTATGTGATTTGTAAAGACGGTACAGTGCATCATATGTTGAACGATTATTTGCGTGCCCATCATGCAGGTGTAAGCAGGTGGGGTAATGCAACAGACATCAATTCAAACAGCATTGGCATTGAGTTAGACAATAATGGATTTGAATCATTTGATGAACGACAGCTCAGCAGTTTGCATCTCTTATTAGATCGGTTAAAAAAATCGTTCAATATACCGGCAGCAAATTTTATTGGACATGGTGATATTGCACCCACTCGTAAAAATGATCCGAACTGGCGTTTCCCCTGGCAAACATTAAGTGAGAAAGGATTTGGGTTGTGGTGGGGCGATACAACAAATGTTCAGGTGCCTGCGGGCTTTGATCCATTAACGGCTATTCGGATAGTAGGCTATGATATAAAAGATACAGCCGCAGCCATACTTGGATTTAAGCGACATTTTATGATGGATACTACCAAAGGGATGACCCCCGAAGCTTCCAAAGTGCTATTTCAGCTCCACAAAAAATACCTGTAA
- a CDS encoding WG repeat-containing protein gives MKKYIFLFMLFIATDATAQSWTKLYDYVDEFAFGLAKVTKGDKAGFVNAKGEVIVPLIYDEAMTFREGKATVRIDKKWGYLDSTGKLIEELKYEEAGCFRDSLAVVRLHNKFGYVNHSFKTIIPFQYEGARGFSEGLAPVSNSNGLWGYINKKGQIVFDYQYNFADFFVEGIARVMKNGNMIMIDKKGKEVKENND, from the coding sequence ATGAAAAAGTATATATTCTTATTCATGCTGTTCATTGCGACAGATGCAACTGCACAAAGCTGGACCAAATTATATGACTATGTGGATGAATTTGCTTTTGGCCTTGCCAAAGTAACAAAAGGAGATAAAGCAGGATTTGTTAATGCAAAAGGCGAAGTAATTGTGCCATTGATCTACGATGAAGCAATGACTTTCCGGGAAGGAAAAGCAACCGTTCGGATCGATAAAAAATGGGGTTATCTTGATTCAACCGGTAAGCTGATCGAAGAACTGAAATATGAAGAAGCCGGTTGTTTCAGAGACAGCCTGGCTGTTGTACGGTTACATAATAAATTCGGATATGTGAACCATTCATTTAAAACTATCATCCCTTTTCAATATGAAGGAGCCCGTGGATTTTCGGAAGGATTAGCACCAGTATCAAACAGCAATGGACTGTGGGGCTATATCAATAAAAAAGGACAGATCGTTTTCGATTATCAATACAACTTCGCAGATTTTTTTGTGGAAGGTATTGCCCGTGTAATGAAAAACGGAAACATGATCATGATCGATAAGAAAGGAAAAGAAGTAAAAGAAAATAATGATTGA